From a single Prosthecobacter sp. genomic region:
- a CDS encoding sigma-70 family RNA polymerase sigma factor, which produces MSKPEPEPDIPIPEDVKKEKGLWEKTRKSLIERLNNWEDQKTWNEFYQTYWRLIFSVGTKAGLTREEAFDVVQETVIAIARQVQKGQYDPRAGSFKAWLLQMTRWRILDVFRARKRQPSLADQGNADSEDTSGQVIDRLSQDKDNMLEKIWDREWRDNITAAALERVKAKVSPRQFQIFDCYVMKGWGVKKTSEALGINAAQVYLAKHRVGALVKKEVQGLENTML; this is translated from the coding sequence ATGAGCAAGCCGGAGCCAGAACCAGACATTCCGATCCCGGAAGACGTGAAGAAAGAGAAAGGCCTGTGGGAGAAAACCCGCAAGAGCCTGATCGAGCGTCTGAACAACTGGGAGGACCAGAAGACGTGGAATGAGTTCTACCAGACCTACTGGCGCCTGATTTTCAGCGTCGGCACCAAGGCGGGCCTCACCCGCGAGGAAGCATTCGACGTGGTGCAGGAAACCGTCATCGCCATCGCCCGTCAGGTGCAGAAGGGGCAGTACGATCCGCGCGCCGGCTCGTTCAAGGCCTGGCTGCTGCAGATGACGCGCTGGCGCATTCTCGATGTGTTCCGCGCCCGCAAGCGCCAGCCCTCCCTCGCGGACCAGGGCAATGCCGACAGCGAGGACACCAGCGGGCAGGTGATCGACCGCCTCTCCCAGGACAAGGACAACATGCTGGAGAAAATCTGGGACCGCGAATGGCGTGACAACATCACCGCCGCCGCGCTCGAACGCGTGAAGGCCAAGGTTTCCCCACGGCAATTTCAAATTTTCGACTGCTACGTGATGAAGGGCTGGGGTGTGAAGAAGACCTCCGAAGCCCTCGGCATCAACGCCGCCCAGGTCTATCTGGCCAAGCACCGCGTCGGGGCTCTGGTAAAGAAAGAAGTTCAGGGGCTTGAGAACACGATGCTTTAG